Proteins from one Cryptomeria japonica chromosome 4, Sugi_1.0, whole genome shotgun sequence genomic window:
- the LOC131063607 gene encoding uncharacterized protein LOC131063607 — translation MDNLTRGSVKSLVTIRNLIDASIENERKPQPNALRAGCFKWKKNDRNFNTDRKEECTSILHHKDCSEEEDSDEFSDALSHAEACSLAMVSDLNSSEEDGSDGKEEQESSRNFMMERFLPAASAMASKSPHQTRVPTPVRDSGQKGPAPPQSRPRLTRTASDESIQFKVACGGIFSSRLKNAFAFAPSLAFLSPRKGGKKERSFYSPQKKRFSGKPVVCKDEDDETSSGTDEERAVIVATRRKAWEARYRQQKLLMKCSPLTGGNSSDFTTIFQSNSPFTKPSPTVISPFRNEASASPFSREEKGFLGFPADRRQKKSTQTNEIEQEQFYSGHTSPRKSSDSSPINSKSFYIYSDGIKSSPESKSPVNDKTKIEEYPVSVLPPPLPKSPSESWLCRAIPRLTGNSSTVTMKTERQDFDDAKWEI, via the exons ATGGACAATCTTACAAGAGGCAGTGTGAAATCACTTGTAACGATCAGAAATCTGATTGACGCCTCCATTGAGAATGAAAGGAAGCCGCAGCCGAATGCTCTCAGAGCCGGATGCTTCAAATGGAAGAAAAATGACAGAAATTTCAACACAGATCGGAAAGAGGAATGCACAAGCATTTTGCACCATAAAGATTGCAGCGAAGAAGAGGATTCCGACGAATTTTCAGATGCTCTGTCACACGCAGAGGCTTGCAGTCTGGCAATGGTGAGTGATCTAAATAGTAGTGAGGAGGACGGATCTGACGGAAAAGAAGAACAAGAATCTTCTCGGAATTTCATGATGGAGCGATTTCTTCCTGCAGCTTCGGCTATGGCTTCCAAATCGCCTCACCAAACCAGGGTACCGACACCTGTCAGGGATTCAGGGCAAAAAGGACCTGCGCCTCCTCAGTCTCGGCCACGCCTTACCAGAACGGCTTCTGATGAAAGCATTCAATTTAAGGTAGCTTGTGGAGGAATTTTCTCATCGAGGTTAAAGAATGCCTTTGCATTTGCTCCTTCTCTGGCATTTCTGTCACCGAGAAAGGGAGGGAAGAAGGAAAGATCCTTTTATAGTCCGCAGAAGAAGCGGTTCTCTGGTAAACCAGTGGTTtgtaaagatgaagatgatgaaactTCCAGCGGAACTGATGAAGAG AGGGCTGTAATAGTGGCCACAAGGAGAAAAGCGTGGGAAGCGAGATACAGGCAACAGAAATTGCTGATGAAATGCAGCCCTCTTACAGGTGGCAACTCCTCAGATTTCACTACAATATTTCAATCAAATTCCCCATTTACAAAGCCATCTCCCACAGTAATTTCGCCATTCAGGAACGAAGCCAGCGCATCTCCATTCAGTCGGGAAGAAAAGGGTTTTCTGGGCTTTCCTGCAGACCGAAGACAAAAAAAATCTACTCAGACGAATGAAATCGAACAGGAACAATTCTATTCCGGCCATACCTCACCACGCAAATCTTCCGATTCATCGCCGATCAACTCAAAATCTTTTTACATATACTCTGATGGAATCAAGAGCTCCCCTGAATCGAAGTCCCCTGTTAATGATAAAACCAAAATTGAAGAATACCCTGTGAGTGTGCTTCCGCCTCCATTGCCCAAATCTCCTTCTGAATCATGGCTTTGCAGGGCAATTCCTCGCCTTACTGGTAATTCCTCAACTGTGACAATGAAGACAGAGCGGCAGGACTTTGATGATGCAAAATGGGAAATTTGA